The following is a genomic window from Herpetosiphonaceae bacterium.
TACCTTGTGCGGCGCGACGCCGGTTGGAACGGGCCGATCTATCATCTGCTTGGCGTTTCTCTGGCCGCTATCGCCCACGACTTCTCGGCGGTGTACGATCCCGACTATCTCGATCCCAAATCAAATCTAGAAGATGAGCGCCTCGTCCACTGGCGGCCTGTCACCCGGCGCGAAGCCTACGAGGCCGATATTACGTACGGCACCAACAACGAGTTTGGCTTCGATTATCTGCGCGACAATATTGCGACGCGCTTCGAGCAAACGGTGCAGCGTCCGCTCAACTATGCGATCGTCGACGAGGTCGATAACATCCTGATCGACGAGGCGCGCACGCCGCTAATTATCTCCGGCCCTGCGCGCGCCGCGGGCGACGACTACCACTACTTCGCGGGGCTGGTCAAGGGTCTGCGCGGCATCGAGCAGCGCGAGTACGACGCCTACAAGAAAGATCTGGAGTTTGGCGACAATAAGCGTCGCTCCGACGCGCAGCGGGCGATCGATAGCGCCGATTACGTGCTCGACCTGAAGCATCGGAGCATCGCGCTGACCGACGCGGGTATTCTCAAGATCGAGCGACGGCTGAAAGACGCGGGCCGCATTCCCGACGATGCCAACATCTACGAGCCGGAATATTTCGAGCTGACGCACTATCTCGATAACGCGATCAAAGGCGAGTACGTTTTCAAGCGCGATAAAGACTATATCGTGCAGGGCGGCGAGGTGATTATCGTCGACGAGCAGACCGGACGCACCATGCCCGGTCGGCGCTGGTCCGATGGGCTGCACGAGTCGGTCGAGGCGAAAGAGGGCGTGCGCGTTCAGGACGAGACGATGGTCTATGCCACGATCACGATCCAGAACTATTTCCGCATGTACAAGAAGCTGTCGGGTATGACCGGCACGGCGCTGACGGAGTCGGAGGAGTTTGCCAAGATCTATAAGCTAGATGTGGTGCCGATCCCGACGAACCGCGAGGTGATCCGCGAAGACCGCAACGATCAGATCTTCCGCTCCGAGGAGGCCAAGTACCGCGCGGTGGTGCGCGAGATCCTGGGCGCTGCGGTGCGCGGGCAGCCGACGCTGGTCGGTACGGCCTCGATCGAAAACTCCGAGCGGCTGGCGGCCTATCTCAAGCCGGGCGCGCTCAAGAATCTGGCGCTCTCCTCGGTGCTGATGACGGTGATCCGCGATACCAAGGGCGTGAGCGAGGATGTGCGCAAGGCGTTTGCCGAAAGCCTGGACATGCCGATCTCGCAGGTGCCATTCACCGTGCTGCGGCAAACAGCGCAGGCGCTGAGCCTGTCGACCGATGCGCTCGCGCCGGAGATCCTCGATCGGTTCGCGGCGATGCTCAAGATCGACGATCAGGCGCGGCTGACGGAGTTTCTGCGCAATGGCCTGCCGCATCAGGTGTTGAACGCCAAGCTGCACGAGCAGGAGGCGCGCATCGTGGCGCAGGCCGGACGACCCGGCGCGGTGACGATCGCCACCAACATGGCCGGTCGTGGCACCGACATTTTGCTCGGCGGCAATCCCGATGCGCTGGCCGCGCACTACCTCGAAGAGAACGGCGTGCGTCGCGAGCAGATCAAAGCGGTTGCGAAGCCGATCATCGAAGGCAACGAGCAGCAGATCGAGCAGACTCTCGAACGGCATAAGCTGCCGACGGTGGTGCTGGACGAGCTGCGGCGGGCCAAGCACGAGTACGACGAGATGCTTCAGCACTTCGAGGCCAATCCGGCGCTCTTCTTCCTGAGCCGCTATGCCGAAGGCTCGGCGGAAACCTTCGCGGCGCGCTGGGCCTTCGTCAACGACGTGCTGGATAACGAGGTCGGCCTGGCGCGGCAGATCGTGCAAAACACGTCCGGCCTGCGCGAAGAGCAGATCGCGCAGATCCAGGCGGTGCGCTCCGATCTTGAGTCGTATCGCAACGACAAGGTCGAGTTCCTGGCAAACCAGCTCTTCGATCGAATCTATGCGGCACGAGCGCGCCTGATCCAGGCGGTGCTGCACGGCAATCTGGACGAGGCGCGAACGCTGATCGCCACGACGCCAACGCTGGACGAGAGTCTGATCGGCGGTATCCAGCAGATCAAGAGCCAGGTCGAGGCCGATGCCAATCTGATCCGCGAGCTGGGCGGCCTGATGATCATCGGTACCGAGCGGCACGAGGCGCGGCGCATCGACAACCAGCTTCGTGGTCGCGCCGGTCGTCAGGGCGATCCCGGCCTGTCGCGGTTCTATATCTCGCTGGAAGACGAGCTGATGAAGCGCTTCGGCCCCAGCATCGATCGAGTCAAAGGCTTTATGTCGCGGGCTGGCTTCGAGGATGATATTCCGATCGAGTTCGGCGTGATCTCGAAGTCGATCGAAAACGCGCAGACCAAGGTCGAGGGCTACAACTTCGACGTGCGTAAGCGCGTGGTCGATTACGACGACGTGATGAACAAGCAGCGCGAGGTGATCTACGCGCGGCGGCGGGCGATCCTTGAGCAGGGCGAGATCCAGCGCCGGTTGCAGATGCTGGTGCAGCGCTACCTCGGCAGCTATGCCGACTGGGTCGCCGGGCAGGTCGAGGAGCTGGCGGCGGGCGTTAACAACGGCAACGGGCCGGAGATCGAGCGACAGCTGGCGCGGCTGCTGCCGGGCAGCGAGCGGCTGAATCTTTCGGAGCTGCGCGCGCTGGGCGATGAGGATCGCAGCGCGCAGTTGCAGCCGTTGATCGCCGAGGCCGAGCACCAGCAGCATCCGCTGCGTCTGCTGCTGGAGGATGTCGCGGAGTTTGTCGACATCGATCCGGTGGAGGCGTTCGACGAGCTGAAGGCTGCCGACCGCGCCGCTGTCGAGCGCTATCTCGACGAGCAGTGGCGGGCCAACACCGAGGGCGATCTCGAAAAGCGCATCAAGAGCCTGTTCTACACTGAGCTGGACCTGATGCTCGATCGGTACGTCGACGATTACGAGGGCTGGATGACCGGCGAGATCGAGAAGGCGGTCGATGCCTCGACGGTGCAGGCGACCGGCGTGATCAACGTGGAGGGCGCTCGTCGTCGTATTCGCCCGATCCTGCCGCAGATCGATACGATCGCGCCTGAGCGTCTGGCGGGCGCGTCGCCGGAGCTGGTGCAGCGTGAGTTCGAGTCGGTGATCCAGCAGAGCTACCAGGAGGGCAATCACCTGCGGCTCTTTGCCGACGAGCTACAGCGCGTGCTGCCGTTCGTGCCGGGGCTGTCGCCGGATCAGTATCTCGCGATGTTTGCCGATGCGCTGGATGGCCTGATGATCGCGCTGCCCGAATCCGAGCGAAGCGATCTGCTTCAGGAGTGGCAGGCTCCGGTGCGTCAGGCGCTTCAGCCGGTCTTCGCCGGGAATGCTTTGAGCGAGGAAGATGGGCGCGTGTTCCTCCGCGCGGTCAACGAGTCCTGGATCGACGCGCTGGATCGGCTGGCGCAGCTCGACGACGACGGGCAGACCGCCGGGCTGGAGCAACTGGTCGATCGCTCGTTCGACCGCTGGCGCTCGCTGATCGGCGTCGATCTGCTCAATCGCTATAGCCGCGAGCTGATGCTCAACGCGATCGACCGCGAGTGGGCCGATTACCTGACGGCGATGGAAGATCTGCGACAGGGCATCGGGCTACAGGGCATCGCGCAGCGCGATCCGCTGGTGGCGTACAAGACCCAGGCGTTCAAGATGTTCGAGGAGCTGCTCGACACGATCGATCGAACGACGGTCAAGACGTTCTTCAACAACTTGCCGCGCTTTGCCGCCAACGTGCAGCAGCAGATGGTCTTGGGCGCTAGCCGTGTTCGCGACCTCAAGGTTGGCCCGAACGAGCCGTGTCCTTGCGGCAGCGGCAAGAAGTTCAAGAAGTGCCACGGAGCGCCCAACCGCGTGCAGGCGACGCCCGCCGTGGCGGTGGCAGCCGTGGCGGCGAGCGCGACGGGCGGCAACGGCGATAGCGGCGCGGCGGCAGCGCCCAAGCTGACGCAGCAGCAGCAGCAGCGACAGAGCGGCCAGACCAGCCAGCGGCGCAACAAGTCCAAGGGCCGGAACGTTCCGCGCCGGTAGCGCCGGTCGCAAAGGTTGAATCGTCCAATTGTTCGTAGGGGCGTATTGCGATACGCCTCTACGGATTCCTCGGCGCTGTAGTGAAAGCCACGGCTCCTCAGTCCACCCTCGCTTCTACCGTTGTATCCTGCATCTATTGACGCCGCGCTTTCGTTTGTGCTAAAATTCACATATTACCTCAGGGTCTAGAAGGAGGCCGCCGATGCCGAGACGGTATCTTGACCGACGCGCCGAGGCCGAGATCGAGGCGATGCTGGCGCGCGGCGAGCTGGCACAGGCCAAGAAAGACGAGCAACCAGCCGACGGGCAGAATCAGATCGCGAAAGCGCGATCGATGCGGCGGTCGCCCGGCGATTGGCAGGGTCTTGTCGAGCAGCGCATTCAAGACGGCATGGAGCGCGGCCTGTTCGATAATCTGCGCGGCATGGGACAGCCGCTCAATCTGGACGAAGATCGCTTCGTGCCCGATGAGCTGAAGATGGCCTTTCGGGTGCTGCGGTCGACGGGCCTGGCGCCGCTGTGGGTGGAGATGAACAAAGAGATCCGCGAGGATCTGGCGCGGCTGGAGCGCTTTCGGGCTTATGCGCACGCACGCACGCAGACCAATCCAATGCAGCGCAACCATCTGCGGCAACAATATCTCGCGCGCGTGGTGGAGATCAACAACAAAATTGTAGACTACAACATCATCGCGCCGTCGTCGCAGGTCCACCTGGCGCTGCTGATCATCGACGAAGAGCTGGCAAAGTACGACCAGCAGCAGGCGCAGGCGTGATCCGGCGGCAGCCCGATCGTCTTTGACATTCGCCCGATGATCGTTACAATGCCCTATGTTAAGCGCGGATGCTTGTGACAGCACGCCGTGCTTTTTTAATGTCGTCACATCTGGGGGGTATATGCGCCTGATTCTTGTACGTCATGGTGAGAGCGAGTGGAACCGGATCGGTCGTTACCAGGGCCAGCTCGACGCGCCTTTGTCGGAGCTGGGGCTGCGCCAGGCTGAGGCGCTGGCGGAGCGCCTAGCGGCTGAAAAGCTGGATGCGATCTACAGCAGCTATCTTCAGCGCGCGCGCCGCACCGCCGACGCGATTGCTCAGTATCATCCCAGCCTTGAGATTCAGGAAGATCCGGCGCTGCTGGAGATCCACCACGGCGATTGGCAGGGTCTTTTCGCCGCCGATGTCCGCGAGCGCTATGCCGAAACCCTGGAAGAATGGCGCACCTTTCCGACGCGCTGCCAGATGCCCAGCGGCGAGAGCTTCAGCAATATTCTCAAGCGCACCTTGAACTTCCGCGAGCGTGTCTGCAAAGAGCACGGCTCGGATGCCACGGTCGTCGCATCGACGCATGACGTGGTCGTCAAGATTTTGATCGCCGACGCGCTGGGCATGCACATGGATCGCATCAACCGGCTGTGGATCACGAACGCCTCGATCAGCGTGATCGAGTATACCGAGGAGCTGCCGTTCCTGGTTTCGCTCTCCGAGGCGTGTCACCTGGGCCATCTGGAGACGGTGCGCGAAAAGCAGGAGGCGATCTAGAGAACAAAGAACAAAGAACAGAGAACAAGGGAACAAGGGAACAAAGGGGCGAGCACCAAGGACCAAGAACCGAGAACCAAGAATAGGCTGCTCCCCTCTCCTATGGCAGTGGGAGAGGCGGGTGCCCTCTGGGCGTGGGTGAGGGCCAGGAACTCGAAGCCTGGAGCAATGGCCCGGCGTTGGGCACGCGGCGAGCACACGACAAGCCGTGCTATAATCGGGAAGTACGTGTACACGACAAGGTTCACCGGCAGGCGGCAACGTTTCGGCTGGTGGGCCTTGAAGTCTGTAACGCCCAACGTCAGGTATGTATATGCAGCTCTTCGATGCGATTAGAAGCCGCCGCACCACCAACGGCGCGTTTCAACCTCAGCCAATCGCGCCCGATCATCTACGTCACCTGCTGGAGATGGCGTCGCACGCGCCCTCGCATTTCAACTCGCAGCCGT
Proteins encoded in this region:
- the secA gene encoding preprotein translocase subunit SecA, with the protein product MFKWLGRLFSGDTTERVLNDLYAIVDQVNALEPEFEALTNEQLRAKTDEFRRRLREGETLDDLLPEAFAAVREAARRTIEKRHYDVQMVGGIVLHQGKIAEMKTGEGKTLVATLPLYLNALEGKGSHLITVNDYLVRRDAGWNGPIYHLLGVSLAAIAHDFSAVYDPDYLDPKSNLEDERLVHWRPVTRREAYEADITYGTNNEFGFDYLRDNIATRFEQTVQRPLNYAIVDEVDNILIDEARTPLIISGPARAAGDDYHYFAGLVKGLRGIEQREYDAYKKDLEFGDNKRRSDAQRAIDSADYVLDLKHRSIALTDAGILKIERRLKDAGRIPDDANIYEPEYFELTHYLDNAIKGEYVFKRDKDYIVQGGEVIIVDEQTGRTMPGRRWSDGLHESVEAKEGVRVQDETMVYATITIQNYFRMYKKLSGMTGTALTESEEFAKIYKLDVVPIPTNREVIREDRNDQIFRSEEAKYRAVVREILGAAVRGQPTLVGTASIENSERLAAYLKPGALKNLALSSVLMTVIRDTKGVSEDVRKAFAESLDMPISQVPFTVLRQTAQALSLSTDALAPEILDRFAAMLKIDDQARLTEFLRNGLPHQVLNAKLHEQEARIVAQAGRPGAVTIATNMAGRGTDILLGGNPDALAAHYLEENGVRREQIKAVAKPIIEGNEQQIEQTLERHKLPTVVLDELRRAKHEYDEMLQHFEANPALFFLSRYAEGSAETFAARWAFVNDVLDNEVGLARQIVQNTSGLREEQIAQIQAVRSDLESYRNDKVEFLANQLFDRIYAARARLIQAVLHGNLDEARTLIATTPTLDESLIGGIQQIKSQVEADANLIRELGGLMIIGTERHEARRIDNQLRGRAGRQGDPGLSRFYISLEDELMKRFGPSIDRVKGFMSRAGFEDDIPIEFGVISKSIENAQTKVEGYNFDVRKRVVDYDDVMNKQREVIYARRRAILEQGEIQRRLQMLVQRYLGSYADWVAGQVEELAAGVNNGNGPEIERQLARLLPGSERLNLSELRALGDEDRSAQLQPLIAEAEHQQHPLRLLLEDVAEFVDIDPVEAFDELKAADRAAVERYLDEQWRANTEGDLEKRIKSLFYTELDLMLDRYVDDYEGWMTGEIEKAVDASTVQATGVINVEGARRRIRPILPQIDTIAPERLAGASPELVQREFESVIQQSYQEGNHLRLFADELQRVLPFVPGLSPDQYLAMFADALDGLMIALPESERSDLLQEWQAPVRQALQPVFAGNALSEEDGRVFLRAVNESWIDALDRLAQLDDDGQTAGLEQLVDRSFDRWRSLIGVDLLNRYSRELMLNAIDREWADYLTAMEDLRQGIGLQGIAQRDPLVAYKTQAFKMFEELLDTIDRTTVKTFFNNLPRFAANVQQQMVLGASRVRDLKVGPNEPCPCGSGKKFKKCHGAPNRVQATPAVAVAAVAASATGGNGDSGAAAAPKLTQQQQQRQSGQTSQRRNKSKGRNVPRR
- a CDS encoding DUF1992 domain-containing protein — its product is MPRRYLDRRAEAEIEAMLARGELAQAKKDEQPADGQNQIAKARSMRRSPGDWQGLVEQRIQDGMERGLFDNLRGMGQPLNLDEDRFVPDELKMAFRVLRSTGLAPLWVEMNKEIREDLARLERFRAYAHARTQTNPMQRNHLRQQYLARVVEINNKIVDYNIIAPSSQVHLALLIIDEELAKYDQQQAQA
- a CDS encoding histidine phosphatase family protein, whose protein sequence is MRLILVRHGESEWNRIGRYQGQLDAPLSELGLRQAEALAERLAAEKLDAIYSSYLQRARRTADAIAQYHPSLEIQEDPALLEIHHGDWQGLFAADVRERYAETLEEWRTFPTRCQMPSGESFSNILKRTLNFRERVCKEHGSDATVVASTHDVVVKILIADALGMHMDRINRLWITNASISVIEYTEELPFLVSLSEACHLGHLETVREKQEAI